The nucleotide sequence TAGAATTGAACTTTCAAAAATAAGGATAACTATCGAGTAGTAAAAGTTAAATAATTATAAAGAACTGTGAAAAATATTGATATTTTTGACTTTCAAATAATTAGTGAAATCTTTAATATTTAAAACAATCAGAAGAATCTCAGTCATTCCGGAGGAATCTAATCCACTGCGTTTCCTCCCGAATCATAAAACTAGAATTGAAAATTTATAAAAACCATTTAAATGAAAAGAGATCTATACATTGACTTTGCCAAAGGCGTAGCCACCATTTCCATTATTTTCATTCATACGGCGTTTTGGAGCGGACAGTTTTATATGCCCACTGAAGCCAGAGTATTTTCTCTTGTATTTGACGTGGCCTTATTCTACGCACTCAGCGGAATAACATCCGGAAATAATATTGAAAAAACGCTTTATAGGTTATTGAAATTACAGATCACTTATATGATTTTTGTGACGTTTCTTTTCTTTCTAGATTATTTTTTCAAAGTTTTTGGATTGACGTTTTTTTCCTTTGAATGGCTGAAAGATTTTTACTCTACGTTTGGGAGCAAATATGTTCCGACCAGCATTTCGTCTGTTCCTCAATGGGATACACTCGGAAATTGGTATCTGCACGAATATTCAAATTGCGACACATTTCCGGTAGTGATGGGTAGTTTCTGGTATTTGAAAGTCTATTATATATTGACAGTTCTAGGGGTTTTGATTCTACGCTTTTTCCCCAAACACATCGATTGGTTTATTGGGATTTGTATTGCATTGACATTGATATTCAATATATTTCCGCAATACTATCCCAGTGGACAAGTTGGTTACGTCGCATTCTATATGGCAGTTTTCCTAATTGCGAATAGAATGAGAGGCAAAAAAATATCTGCCAAAATGATTCCTGTTTTATATGGATTGGTGGGATTAGCGTTAGTCTGGATGTTTTGGAATTATGGAGGCGAAATCTTCTACAAGCTAAACAAACAGAAGTTTCCACCGAAAATCCCATATATCATTTGGACCTTGTTTTCATTGGTTACATTATTTGTTTTTTATAATCGACTAAAAATCGAGAAGCCAAATTTCTTCACTAATGTAGGTCAGAATGCCATTTTCTTTTATTTTGCCCAAGGGATGAGTTCTTCTTTGGTGTATTTTCTCGTGGTTCCGATGAAGGATCTGATGCCGTGGTATCTTTTGGTTTTAATTATTTATCCGGTTAATATTCTTTTGGCAGTGGTTATATCCAAAGGTTTGAAGAAAGTAGATGATTTGGGTTGGAATGTTTTGGAGTTTTTAAGAGCGAAAACAGCTTCTAAGAATCCATAAAAAAAGCGCTTCTAAAAGCGCCTTATAAATCTTAATCGTTTTTCTTTCTTCCGCTCATTGCGACGATTGCAACAATGACGATAAGTACAACGCCACCAATAATCCAATACGTCGGATTGGTTTGCCATTCTTCAGTTGAGGTCGATGTCACATTAGTAGTTTTTACAATTGCAGAGTCTTGTGCAAAAGTTAAAACAGATGAGAAAATTGCTAAAAAGCTAAAAATAAATAATTTAGCACGATTGATTAGAGTTGAATTTTTCATAATTTTATTATTTGGTTGATGGTGATTTTTCAACATTCGTGCCATTGATTGTAGTTATCATTTTATATTTTGCGTAATGCTCTATGATTATGGAAACGAATTTTTATAAACAAAGTATTTAAGAAAGCGCTCAAATCCTTATTTTTACAAAAAAAATAAAATGTTTCGTCTCAAACTTCCTACGGACCCACGATGGGCGAATATCGCAGAAGACAATCTGGAAGAAATCCTCACAGACCACGCCTGGTGCGAACAAAAAGCCGCTACCAATGCCATTGGCCTTATCACAATGGTTCCTGAGCATACGGAAATGGTGACCGAGCTTTTGGCAATCGCACAAGAGGAAATGGAACATTTTCATCAGGTGCACGAGATCATCAAAAAAAGAGGCGGTGTCTTGGGAAGAACGCGCAAAGATGACTATGTCAACGATTTGCTAAAGTTCATTGTAAAAGGGGGAAACAGAACGGACCTTCTTGTTGATAAAATGCTTTTTGCAGCGATGATAGAAGCCAGAAGTTGTGAACGTTTTAAAGTGCTCACAGAAAATATCAAAGATGAAGAGCTACGAAATTTCTACAATGATCTGATGATTTCCGAAGCCAATCATTACACCACTTTTATCGGTTTTGCAAGGCAAATCGGAGAGCCGGAAAAGGTGAACAAACGCTGGGAAGAATGGCTTGAATATGAAGCGCAGGTCATACAGTCCTACGGAAATAAAGAAACAATACACGGATAAAACAGAGCTCATTGTGAGCGATATACGATGAACAGAAGCTTTAACGAATATCTTCGGCTTTTTCTTCGGTCTTTTATACAGGGACTGATAATCATTGGTCCTTTTGCCATTACGGTTTGGATCATCTGGTCCATCGTTTTCAGCATCGACAATATCATTCCATCTATTTCGGAAAAATTTCCTGGACTGATTTTCTTTACCGTCATTTTCGGAACCACATTTATCGGCTATTTCGGAAACAAATTTATTATCGGAAGACTGATTGTAGATGGTGTAGATTATGTTCTGGAACATATCCCGGGAATCAAATTCATCTACACGTCGTTGAAAGATGTTTTGGGATCTTTTGTGGGAGATAAGAAAAAATTCAATGTTCCTGTTTGGGTAAAAACTAATGAGACGCC is from Epilithonimonas vandammei and encodes:
- a CDS encoding acyltransferase family protein; this translates as MKRDLYIDFAKGVATISIIFIHTAFWSGQFYMPTEARVFSLVFDVALFYALSGITSGNNIEKTLYRLLKLQITYMIFVTFLFFLDYFFKVFGLTFFSFEWLKDFYSTFGSKYVPTSISSVPQWDTLGNWYLHEYSNCDTFPVVMGSFWYLKVYYILTVLGVLILRFFPKHIDWFIGICIALTLIFNIFPQYYPSGQVGYVAFYMAVFLIANRMRGKKISAKMIPVLYGLVGLALVWMFWNYGGEIFYKLNKQKFPPKIPYIIWTLFSLVTLFVFYNRLKIEKPNFFTNVGQNAIFFYFAQGMSSSLVYFLVVPMKDLMPWYLLVLIIYPVNILLAVVISKGLKKVDDLGWNVLEFLRAKTASKNP
- the miaE gene encoding tRNA-(ms[2]io[6]A)-hydroxylase, with the translated sequence MFRLKLPTDPRWANIAEDNLEEILTDHAWCEQKAATNAIGLITMVPEHTEMVTELLAIAQEEMEHFHQVHEIIKKRGGVLGRTRKDDYVNDLLKFIVKGGNRTDLLVDKMLFAAMIEARSCERFKVLTENIKDEELRNFYNDLMISEANHYTTFIGFARQIGEPEKVNKRWEEWLEYEAQVIQSYGNKETIHG
- a CDS encoding DUF502 domain-containing protein, with translation MNRSFNEYLRLFLRSFIQGLIIIGPFAITVWIIWSIVFSIDNIIPSISEKFPGLIFFTVIFGTTFIGYFGNKFIIGRLIVDGVDYVLEHIPGIKFIYTSLKDVLGSFVGDKKKFNVPVWVKTNETPEIWRIGFLTQSDMSVVNLDQMVAVYLPHSYAVSGWVIITKYNNIKEVTGMSAAEAMKFAVSGGVAGFHSDDNVFKAPE